A portion of the Punica granatum isolate Tunisia-2019 chromosome 7, ASM765513v2, whole genome shotgun sequence genome contains these proteins:
- the LOC116214905 gene encoding transcription factor HEC2-like: MHTDHLKSAQGNHVEMLMMLQNMEEKLVPDYFTGQVDGFPHHCYPDYPHFGSSPSFTTLPSSSSKSSTISFTTSSGTDAPDAEAADFDYKGRGSPVCANNNMAAMREMIFRIAAMQPINIDPEAVKPPKRRNVRISSDPQSVAARHRRERISERIQILQRLVPGGTKMDTASMLDEAIHYVKFLKRQVQSLERASHADNDGPGEITLGLGFPMPVAADHDSRAGYIDSSTNSMTKGMPSYHYRHQLHAPAQNERNYANF; the protein is encoded by the coding sequence ATGCACACTGACCATTTGAAGTCAGCCCAAGGAAACCATGTGGAGATGCTTATGATGTTGCAAAACATGGAGGAGAAGCTTGTACCAGATTACTTTACTGGCCAGGTAGACGGTTTCCCACATCATTGTTATCCCGACTACCCGCATTTTGGATCATCACCTTCATTCACAACCCTACCCTCAAGTAGCAGCAAGAGTTCGACCATATCGTTCACCACCAGCAGCGGCACTGATGCACCGGATGCAGAAGCTGCTGACTTTGACTATAAGGGGCGGGGATCGCCGGTATGCGCGAACAACAACATGGCAGCCATGAGGGAGATGATATTCCGGATAGCAGCCATGCAGCCGATAAACATAGACCCGGAGGCAGTCAAGCCACCCAAGCGGCGGAACGTGAGGATATCGAGCGATCCACAAAGCGTGGCGGCACGTCATCGGAGAGAGAGGATAAGCGAGCGGATACAGATCCTCCAGAGGCTCGTGCCTGGCGGCACCAAGATGGATACTGCCTCCATGCTCGACGAGGCCATCCACTACGTGAAGTTCCTCAAGAGGCAGGTGCAATCACTAGAGAGGGCATCCCATGCTGATAATGATGGCCCAGGAGAGATCACACTAGGGTTAGGGTTTCCAATGCCGGTGGCAGCCGATCATGACAGCCGGGCGGGTTATATCGATAGTTCCACCAACTCCATGACAAAAGGAATGCCATCATATCATTATCGTCATCAACTGCATGCACCAGCCCAAAATGAGCGAAATTATGCCAATTTTTAG